From the Oryza glaberrima chromosome 5, OglaRS2, whole genome shotgun sequence genome, one window contains:
- the LOC127774469 gene encoding heavy metal-associated isoprenylated plant protein 35-like isoform X1, with translation MQGTNYQTTNIDTFSLTISLLCLPSACIHIHWEVLALRVSIHCEGCKKKVKKVLQRVEGVYRCDVDGRSNKATVTVTGKVSADTLVRKLRRAGKHAEQWPEEQQQQQPNGGQCQEETKNQAADPGMSGEPAEPEKPASGDAAEPSDPKVTHEEPKKVAGEGAAAVAPAEDGGTEITDANVSESAGDGGGGGGGGSVETVKAQQPSEPKRRRKQQPPQQQQEEKAGEATMATAAAAAASTQGNHTSHHFPAAPLQQQPVHVMSYNVARPSSSAAYYAAARPASAARPPPPLPPAPPQEHSYAYSPYYSQSQPSPYRYGGYYSYYYYGGGGGGGGGGQRTPQRSAASPARNSYGDLFSDDNANSCSVM, from the exons ATGCAAGGTACCAATTACCAGACTACCAACATCGACACATTCTCACTCACAATCTCACTACTTTGTCTTCCTTCTGCATGCATTCACATCCACTGGGAG GTTTTGGCTCTCAGAGTGTCCATCCACTGCGAGGGATGCAAGAAGAAGGTGAAGAAGGTGCTCCAGAGAGTTGAAG GCGTGTACAGATGCGACGTCGATGGCCGGAGCAACAAGGCGACGGTCACCGTCACCGGCAAGGTCAGCGCCGACACTCTCGTAAGGAAGCTGAGGAGGGCCGGGAAGCACGCCGAGCAATGgccggaggagcagcagcagcagcaacccaATGGTGGTCAGTGCCAAGAAGAAACCAAGAACCAAGCTGCCGACCCGGGCATGTCCGGCGAGCCGGCTGAGCCGGAGAAGCCGGCGTCCGGCGACGCCGCGGAGCCAAGCGACCCAAAGGTGACGCATGAAGAACCCAAGaaggtcgccggcgagggcgccgccgccgtggcgccggcTGAAGACGGTGGCACGGAGATCACCGACGCCAATGTCAGTGAgagcgccggcgacggcggcggtggcggcggcggcggcagcgtcgagACGGTCAAGGCGCAGCAGCCCAGTGAGCCCAAGAGGAGAAggaagcagcagccgccgcagcagcagcaagaggagaAGGCAGGTGAAGCCAccatggccacggcggcggcggcggcggcatcaacGCAGGGCAACCACACGAGCCACCACTTCCCGGCGGCGCcattgcagcagcagccggtgCACGTCATGAGCTACAACGTGGCGCGGCCGAGCTCGAGCGCGGCGTACTACGCCGCCGCGCGTCCTGCATCCGCCGCGAGGCCTCCACCTCcattgccgccggcgccgccgcaggagcACTCGTACGCGTACTCGCCGTACTACTCGCAGTCTCAGCCGTCGCCTTACCGCTACGGCGGCTACtacagctactactactacggcggcggcggcggcggcggtggcggcggccagagGACGCCGCAGAGGagcgcggcctcgccggcgaggaacTCCTACGGCGACCTTTTCAGCGACGACAACGCCAACTCTTGCAGCGTCATGTGA
- the LOC127774469 gene encoding heavy metal-associated isoprenylated plant protein 35-like isoform X2: MASESLQCKVLALRVSIHCEGCKKKVKKVLQRVEGVYRCDVDGRSNKATVTVTGKVSADTLVRKLRRAGKHAEQWPEEQQQQQPNGGQCQEETKNQAADPGMSGEPAEPEKPASGDAAEPSDPKVTHEEPKKVAGEGAAAVAPAEDGGTEITDANVSESAGDGGGGGGGGSVETVKAQQPSEPKRRRKQQPPQQQQEEKAGEATMATAAAAAASTQGNHTSHHFPAAPLQQQPVHVMSYNVARPSSSAAYYAAARPASAARPPPPLPPAPPQEHSYAYSPYYSQSQPSPYRYGGYYSYYYYGGGGGGGGGGQRTPQRSAASPARNSYGDLFSDDNANSCSVM; encoded by the exons ATGGCTTCAGAATCTCTGCAATGCAAG GTTTTGGCTCTCAGAGTGTCCATCCACTGCGAGGGATGCAAGAAGAAGGTGAAGAAGGTGCTCCAGAGAGTTGAAG GCGTGTACAGATGCGACGTCGATGGCCGGAGCAACAAGGCGACGGTCACCGTCACCGGCAAGGTCAGCGCCGACACTCTCGTAAGGAAGCTGAGGAGGGCCGGGAAGCACGCCGAGCAATGgccggaggagcagcagcagcagcaacccaATGGTGGTCAGTGCCAAGAAGAAACCAAGAACCAAGCTGCCGACCCGGGCATGTCCGGCGAGCCGGCTGAGCCGGAGAAGCCGGCGTCCGGCGACGCCGCGGAGCCAAGCGACCCAAAGGTGACGCATGAAGAACCCAAGaaggtcgccggcgagggcgccgccgccgtggcgccggcTGAAGACGGTGGCACGGAGATCACCGACGCCAATGTCAGTGAgagcgccggcgacggcggcggtggcggcggcggcggcagcgtcgagACGGTCAAGGCGCAGCAGCCCAGTGAGCCCAAGAGGAGAAggaagcagcagccgccgcagcagcagcaagaggagaAGGCAGGTGAAGCCAccatggccacggcggcggcggcggcggcatcaacGCAGGGCAACCACACGAGCCACCACTTCCCGGCGGCGCcattgcagcagcagccggtgCACGTCATGAGCTACAACGTGGCGCGGCCGAGCTCGAGCGCGGCGTACTACGCCGCCGCGCGTCCTGCATCCGCCGCGAGGCCTCCACCTCcattgccgccggcgccgccgcaggagcACTCGTACGCGTACTCGCCGTACTACTCGCAGTCTCAGCCGTCGCCTTACCGCTACGGCGGCTACtacagctactactactacggcggcggcggcggcggcggtggcggcggccagagGACGCCGCAGAGGagcgcggcctcgccggcgaggaacTCCTACGGCGACCTTTTCAGCGACGACAACGCCAACTCTTGCAGCGTCATGTGA
- the LOC127774440 gene encoding subtilisin-like protease — MAHMMTSSPTACVVLALAFVLLAVTPTLCYVTDGATRRRGASTSRRHGEARTYIVLVEPPDADGDDDEAAHRRWHESFLPGGGGGGGGEERASPTRIRHSYTGVVSGFAATLTRGELAAVSRRRGFVRAFPERRLPLLTTRSPGFLGLTPERGVWKAAGYGEGVVVGLLDTGIDAAHPSFRGEGMPPPPARWKGACTPPARCNNKLVGAASFVYGNETGDEVGHGTHTAATAAGRFVDGVSAFGLAAGNASGMAPGAHLAMYKVCNGQGCFESDVLAGMDAAVKDGVDVLSISLGGPSLPFDKDPIAISAFGAMSKGIAVVCAGGNSGPTHFTLSNEAPWMLTVAAGSVDRSFRATVRLGDGEAFDGESLSQDKRFSSKEYPLYYSQGTNYCDFFDVNVTGAVVVCDTETPLPPTSSINAVKEAGGAGVVFINEADFGYTIVVEKYYGLPMSQVTAGDGAKIMGYAAVGSPAASHNATIVFNSTVVGVKPAPVVAAFSSRGPSAASPGVPKPDIMAPGLNILSAWPSQVPVGEGGGESYDFNVVSGTSMATPHVTGVVALIKKLHPDWSPAMIKSAIMTTSSAVDNDGHAIMDEEHRKARLYSVGAGHVDPAKAIDPGLVYDLAAGDYAAYICALLGEASLRAITGDAAATCAAVGSVAEAQLNYPAILVPLRGPGVEVTVNRTVTNVGPARARYAAHVDAPGSGTTTTTTVKVEPAELVFEEAMERKTFAVTVTASGGGGAGGGGHVVAEGSLRWVSRRHVVRSPIVADSSVGGPSRRSAQDA; from the coding sequence ATGGCTcacatgatgacgtcatcacccaCTGCCTGCGTTGTCCTTGCTCTTGCCTTTGTCCTCCTCGCAGTGACGCCGACGCTCTGCTACGTCACTgacggcgcgacgcggcggcgaggcgcgagCACGAGCCGGCGCCATGGCGAAGCTCGGACTTACATCGTGCTCGTCGAGCCACCGGATGccgacggcgatgacgacgaggccGCGCACCGCCGGTGGCACGAGTCATTCTTgcctggcggtggcggtggcggtggcggcgaggagcgggcgTCGCCGACGCGCATCCGCCACTCGTACACGGGGGTGGTGTCTGGCTTCGCCGCGACGCTGAcgcgcggcgagctcgccgccgtgtcGAGGAGGCGCGGGTTCGTGCGCGCGTTCCCGGAGCGGAGGTTGCCGCTCCTGACGACGCGCTCGCCGGGGTTCCTCGGGCTGACGCCGGAGCGGGGCGTGTGGAAGGCGGCCGGGTACGGCGAGGGCGTGGTCGTCGGCCTGCTCGACACCGGCATCGACGCGGCGCACCCGTCGTTCCGCGGCGAgggcatgccgccgccgccggccaggtGGAAGGGCGCGTGCACGCCTCCCGCGCGGTGCAACAACAAGCTCGTCGGCGCGGCGTCGTTCGTCTACGGCAACGAGACCGGCGACGAGGTGGGGCACGGGACGCacacggcggccacggcggccggGCGCTTCGTCGACGGCGTCTCGGCGTTCGGCCTCGCCGCGGGCAACGCCTCCGGGATGGCCCCCGGCGCGCACCTCGCCATGTACAAGGTCTGCAACGGCCAGGGGTGCTTCGAGTCCGACGTGCTCGCCGGGATGGACGCGGCGGTGAAGGACGGCGTCGACGTGCTGTCCATCTCCCTCGGTGGCCCGTCCTTGCCGTTCGACAAGGACCCGATCGCCATCAGCGCGTTCGGGGCGATGTCCAAGGGCATCGCCGTCGTGTGCGCCGGCGGCAACAGCGGGCCGACGCACTTCACGCTGTCCAACGAGGCGCCGTGGATGCTCACCGTGGCGGCCGGGTCGGTGGACCGGAGCTTCCGCGCCACCGtgcggctcggcgacggcgaggcgttCGACGGCGAGTCGCTCAGCCAGGACAAGCGCTTCAGCTCCAAGGAGTACCCACTGTACTACTCCCAGGGCACCAACTACTGCGACTTCTTCGACGTCAACGTCACCGGCGCGGTGGTCGTGTGCGACACCGAGACGCCGCTGCCTCCGACGAGCTCAATCAACGCGGtcaaggaggccggcggcgccggcgtggtgtTCATCAACGAGGCGGACTTCGGGTACACCATCGTCGTCGAGAAGTACTACGGCCTCCCCATGTCGCAGGtgaccgccggcgacggcgccaagATCATGGGATACGCCGCGGTGGGGTCGCCGGCCGCGTCCCACAACGCGACAATCGTGTTCAACAGCACGGTGGTCGGCGTCAAGCCGGCTCCGGTGGTCGCCGCCTTCTCGTCGCGCGGGCCGAGTGCGGCGAGCCCCGGCGTGCCGAAGCCGGACATCATGGCGCCGGGGCTGAACATCCTCTCCGCGTGGCCGTCGCAGGTGCccgtcggcgagggcggcggcgagtccTACGACTTCAACGTCGTCTCCGGCACGTCCATGGCGACGCCGCACGTCACCGGCGTCGTGGCGCTCATCAAGAAGCTCCACCCGGACTGGTCGCCGGCGATGATCAAGTCGGCGATCATGACGACGTCCAGCGCCGTGGACAACGACGGCCACGCCATCATGGACGAGGAGCACCGGAAGGCGAGGCTCTACTccgtcggcgccggccacgTCGACCCGGCGAAGGCCATCGACCCGGGCCTGGTctacgacctcgccgccggcgactacGCCGCCTACATCTGCGCGCTCCTCGGCGAGGCGTCGCTGCGGGCCATCACCGGGGACGCCGCCGCGACGTGCGCGGCGGTGGGCTCCGTCGCGGAGGCGCAGCTGAACTACCCGGCGATACTGGTGCCGCTGCGCGGCCCGGGGGTGGAGGTGACGGTGAACCGGACGGTGACGAACGTCgggccggcgagggcgaggtaCGCGGCGCACGTGGACGCGCCGGggtcggggacgacgacgacgacgacggtgaagGTGGAGCCGGCGGAGCTGGTGTTCGAGGAGGCGATGGAGAGGAAGACGTTCGCGGTGACGgtcacggcgagcggcggcggcggcgcgggcggcggcgggcatgtGGTGGCGGAGGGGAGCCTCCGGTGGGTGTCGCGACGTCACGTGGTGCGGAGCCCGATCGTGGCGGACAGTAGCGTCGGCGGCCCCAGCCGCAGGTCGGCACAAGATGCTTAA
- the LOC127772558 gene encoding 40S ribosomal protein S4-like: MARGLKKHLKRLNAPSHWMLDKLGGAFAPKPSSGPHKARECLPLILILRNRLKYALTYREVISILMQRHVMVDGKVRTDKTYPAGFMDVVSIPKTGENFRLLYDTKGRFRLHSIKDEDAKFKLCKVRSVQFGQKGIPFLNTNDGRTIRYPDPLIKANDTIKIDLETNKIVDFIKFDVGNVVMVTGGRNTGRVGVIKSREKHKGSFETIHVEDALGHQFATRMGNVFTIGKERKPWVSLPKGKGIKLSIIEEARKRNAEAAAEA, encoded by the exons ATG GCGAGGGGTTTGAAGAAGCATCTGAAGAGGCTCAATGCCCCCAGCCATTGGATGCTTGACAAGCTTGGTGGAGCATTT GCACCCAAGCCTTCTTCTGGTCCCCACAAAGCTCGGGAGTGCTTGCCTTTGATCCTTATCCTCAGGAACAGGTTGAAGTATGCTCTGACCTACCGTGAGGTTATTTCCATCTTGATGCAGCGGCATGTTATGGTTGATGGAAAGGTCAGGACTGACAAGACTTATCCGGCTGGATTCATGG ACGTTGTGTCAATTCCAAAGACTGGGGAGAATTTCCGCCTTCTGTATGACACCAAGGGTCGCTTCCGTCTCCACAGCATCAAGGATGAGGACGCTAAG TTCAAGCTCTGCAAGGTCCGGTCTGTACAGTTTGGACAGAAGGGTATTCCTTTCCTGAACACCAACGACGGGCGCACGATCCGCTACCCAGACCCACTCATCAAGGCCAACGACACCATCAAGATTGACTTGGAGACCAACAAGATTGTGGACTTCATCAAGTTTGATGTTGGAAATGTCGTGATGGTGACCGGTGGGAGGAACACAGGGCGCGTCGGGGTGATCAAGAGCAGGGAGAAGCACAAGGGCAGCTTTGAGACCATCCATGTCGAGGATGCCCTCGGCCACCAGTTCGCGACTCGCATGGGCAACGTCTTCACCATCGGCAAGGAGAGGAAGCCGTGGGTATCTCTCCCCAAGGGCAAGGGCATCAAGCTCAGCATCATTGAGGAGGCGAGGAAGCGCAATGCCGAGGCTGCCGCTGAGGCTTGA